One window from the genome of Equus quagga isolate Etosha38 chromosome 6, UCLA_HA_Equagga_1.0, whole genome shotgun sequence encodes:
- the LOC124240891 gene encoding G-protein coupled receptor 183 codes for MDINFTTPTIAPPGSNCDLYAHHGTARILMPLHYCIVFVIGLVGNLLALIVIVQNRKKINSTTLYSTNLVISDILFTTALPTRIAYYALGFDWKIGDALCRITALVFYINTYAGVNFMTCLSIDRFFAVVHPLRYNKMKRIEHAKGVCIFVWILVFAQTLPLLINPMSKEEDERTTCMEYPNFEETKSLPWILLGACFLGYVLPLVIILICYSQICCKLFKTAKQNPLTEKSGVNKKALNTIIFIIVVFVLCFTPYHVAIIQHMIKKLHFSDLLECSQRHSFQISLHFTVCLMNFNCCMDPFIYFFACKGYKRKVMKMLKRQVSVSISSAVRSAPEENSREITETQMMIHSKSLNGK; via the coding sequence ATGGACATCAATTTTACGACACCCACTATAGCTCCTCCGGGAAGCAACTGCGATCTCTACGCACACCACGGCACAGCCAGGATCCTAATGCCTCTGCATTACTGCATTGTCTTCGTCATTGGGCTTGTGGGAAACTTGTTGGCCTTGATAGTCATTgttcaaaacaggaaaaaaatcaactctaCCACCCTATATTCAACAAATTTGGTGATTTCTGATATACTTTTTACAACTGCTTTGCCTACACGGATAGCCTACTATGCCCTGGGCTTTGACTGGAAAATCGGCGACGCCTTGTGTAGGATAACCGCTCTTGTGTTTTACATCAACACATATGCAGGCGTGAACTTCATGACCTGCCTGAGCATCGACCGGTTCTTTGCTGTGGTACATCCCCTGCGATACAACAAGATGAAAAGGATTGAACATGCAAAAGGCGTTTGCATATTTGTTTGGATTCTAGTATTTGCTCAAACACTCCCACTACTCATAAACCCTATGTCaaaggaggaggatgaaaggacTACATGCATGGAGTATCCAAACTTTGAAGAAACAAAATCTCTTCCCTGGATTCTGCTTGGTGCATGTTTCCTAGGATATGTGCTTCCACTCGTAATCATTCTCATCTGTTATTCTCAAATCTGTTGCAAACTCTTTAAAACTGCCAAACAAAACCCACTAACTGAGAAATCCGGTGTAAACAAAAAGGCTCTCaacacaattatttttataattgttgtgTTTGTTCTCTGTTTCACACCTTACCATGTTGCAATTATTCAACACATGATTAAGAAGCTTCATTTTTCTGATCTCCTGGAATGTAGCCAAAGACATTCATTCCAGATTTCTCTGCACTTTACAGTATGTCTGATGAACTTCAATTGCTGCATGGAcccttttatatatttctttgcatGTAAAGGGTACAAGAGAAAGGTAATGAAGATGTTGAAACGTCAGGTCAGCGTATCAATTTCCAGTGCCGTGAGGTCAGCCCCTGAAGAAAATTCACGTGAAATAACGGAAACTCAAATGATGATACATTCTAAGTCTTTAAATGGAaagtaa